A segment of the Gemmatimonadota bacterium genome:
CGTCCGTGACCCACCAGAGGAGCGCATGCGTATCGAGGAGGAAGGTCACCCCTCTTCCTCCCACACCCGCAGTTCCTCTTCCGGGAGGGCTTCGAAGAAATCCTCCGTCATGATGATGCGACCCCCGAGTCGGCCGGCGACGCGCTCCCCTCCCGCTTCGAGCGGAACCAGCTTCGCGTAGGGCTTGCCCGCCTTGGCGAGGATGATCTCCTCTCCCAGATGGACGCGTTCCAGGAGGCGGGAGAGGTGGGTCTTCGCCTCGTGGACATTCACCATGGCTTCCTTATCGATCTTCATCATCCGTGCTCTCCCCGGAGAGGGTCGTAAGCTGGTACCTCCATGACTTAGTCAATGGACCAAACTAAGTTATAAAGCGAGGGCGGGCAAGCTTTGGAGCAGGGATGCCCGACGCGGTCGTCCGAATGTGGGTGTGGAGCGGGAGCCTAGACGACTGGCCGATCCAGCCATGTCCCCGGACGCTTGATGCCGCTGGGTTGCAGGATGCCCGCCCCCGTCCCGCCCGCTTCCCGCGCCACGCGCCAGTGGGCCCCGGCCGTCGTCACGCCGGAGTATCGTACCGCGGGCAACGTCTATCGCTCACGGCGCCCGATCGCCACTCCGCTCTACTCTACTCTACTCCGTGGTCCAGCATCACCTTATAGCTGTACCGGAGTTATCCGCGGCCCTGCGAGGAGAGTCCCTCGACGCAACTCCCCGCAGAGGATTGTGGATAGCTCCGCCGAGCCGCAGGGTCGGCGGAAAGCAGACACGCACCGCTTCCGCTACGGACGAGTATCACCTTCGCGAAGATAAATCTCTCCAGAGTTCCCGAGCGGAAGCGGTGCACTTCGGTCCCCAACGAACGCTCCAGTTGACGACCGGTCGAGAGGTCACGCCTATAAGCTTTTCGCCGGGCCGAAGCCGTGCGTGTAGCCACCCAAATCTTGTTCACCCCAGGGATAAGGAAGCAGCGACCGTGACCGCCACCATCCGCCATGTGCGACCACCCCTAGCCGCGTGCAGAGAGGACGCTCCGTAACGAGGACGGCCGTACGGTGACCGACAGCCCGTCCTGTGAGACGAAGGAGGCCGTCACGGGCATCTGCGTGATCGTCGGTGCGGCCTTCAACTGGCGGAACAGCCGGGTCGGCTTTTGGCTCAACGCATCGGTTCTCGGGGCAGTCGAGGTGGGCGTGGTCGCCTTCATGTTGGCACCGGGATACATGCGATGGTCGGACGGCGGGATCGGACTCGGGCTCTTTGTCCTGGCCCTGGTCTTTTCGACGATCGGCTTCTGGAAGGGACCGAGGCCCATGCGCGTGCCGCTGGTCGGGGCGCGGTAGGAGGAA
Coding sequences within it:
- a CDS encoding type II toxin-antitoxin system prevent-host-death family antitoxin, with protein sequence MMKIDKEAMVNVHEAKTHLSRLLERVHLGEEIILAKAGKPYAKLVPLEAGGERVAGRLGGRIIMTEDFFEALPEEELRVWEEEG